The Acidobacteriota bacterium genome includes a region encoding these proteins:
- a CDS encoding phosphatase PAP2 family protein has translation MRAPLVPFLLAATVTLLVAAGVTMTPYFAGDVAAARAVQSAAPDPGWWATPVSRLAPAPAKYYVMGLTAILAFALAGFRGLLLAVAFIALEQYGAEHTKAWFSRPRPSRELIAVVGSPSGFTFPSTTITFFSVTFGLLAVVASRIRKTPLAIGVLVAGSVMVVLGCLARVALGAHWPSDVALTVIICLAWIWAASRIVIRRG, from the coding sequence ATGCGGGCGCCTCTTGTTCCTTTCCTTCTGGCCGCTACCGTGACCCTGCTGGTGGCCGCCGGCGTGACCATGACACCCTACTTCGCCGGCGATGTGGCCGCGGCGCGGGCGGTGCAATCGGCCGCGCCCGATCCGGGCTGGTGGGCCACGCCGGTGAGCCGTCTGGCGCCGGCCCCGGCAAAGTACTACGTCATGGGCCTCACGGCGATCCTGGCATTTGCCCTTGCCGGGTTTCGCGGGCTGCTGCTGGCAGTGGCCTTTATCGCGCTCGAGCAGTACGGCGCTGAGCACACCAAGGCATGGTTCAGCCGGCCGCGTCCCTCGCGCGAATTGATCGCGGTGGTCGGTTCGCCGTCAGGGTTCACCTTTCCCTCCACCACCATCACGTTCTTCTCGGTTACGTTCGGCTTGCTGGCGGTGGTGGCGTCGCGAATACGCAAGACGCCGCTTGCCATCGGGGTACTGGTCGCCGGGTCGGTGATGGTGGTGCTCGGCTGCCTGGCCCGCGTCGCCCTCGGCGCCCATTGGCCGAGCGATGTCGCGCTGACGGTGATCATTTGCCTCGCCTGGATCTGGGCGGCCTCCCGCATCGTCATAAGACGCGGATGA
- a CDS encoding HupE/UreJ family protein: MTTLMRSAVLALCLVVARDALAHPAPFSYLDLHLDAAGVRGTLVVHDLDAAHALAIPSADSLLDPAVAEKHREALVALLAPRLALVFDGQPVMVTWGAIEVVPDRQSLRLAFTVSGGRPGAVTVRAYLFPHDPIHQTFINIYEESALKHQAILDATRQTVDYYAGTVQGRLSVVRTFVASGIEHILIGPDHILFLIGLLLLGGTLKRLAVIVTAFTVGHSITLSLAALDLVSPPAQFVEPLIALTIVVVGADNVLVLRGKAAVEGKATDIRAWLAAGFGLIHGFGFAYVLKEFGLPQAALGWSLFAFNVGVEVGQLLIVGVVASLLLLVRRQSAAAAHWVALAGSIAVILAGLYWFVERVFLTRGA, encoded by the coding sequence ATGACGACGTTGATGCGATCGGCGGTGCTGGCGCTGTGCCTGGTGGTGGCGCGCGACGCCCTGGCTCACCCGGCACCGTTCAGCTACCTGGACCTGCACCTGGACGCGGCCGGCGTCCGAGGCACGCTCGTCGTCCACGACCTGGATGCCGCCCACGCCCTCGCCATCCCGTCGGCTGATTCGCTGCTCGACCCGGCGGTGGCCGAGAAGCACCGCGAGGCCCTCGTCGCGCTGCTGGCGCCGCGCCTGGCGCTGGTGTTTGATGGCCAGCCGGTCATGGTGACGTGGGGTGCGATTGAGGTCGTGCCGGACCGCCAGAGCCTGCGCCTGGCGTTCACGGTCAGCGGCGGGCGGCCGGGCGCGGTGACCGTGCGCGCCTACCTGTTTCCGCACGACCCCATTCACCAGACGTTCATCAACATCTACGAAGAGTCCGCGCTCAAGCACCAGGCGATTCTCGATGCCACGCGGCAGACCGTCGACTACTACGCCGGGACGGTGCAGGGCCGCCTGTCGGTGGTCCGAACATTCGTGGCCTCCGGCATCGAGCACATCCTGATTGGCCCCGACCACATCCTGTTCCTGATCGGGCTGCTGTTGCTCGGCGGCACGCTGAAACGGCTCGCCGTGATCGTCACGGCGTTCACCGTCGGCCACAGCATCACGCTGTCGCTCGCGGCGCTCGACCTGGTGTCGCCGCCCGCGCAGTTCGTGGAACCGCTGATCGCCTTGACGATCGTGGTGGTGGGCGCCGACAACGTGCTCGTCTTGAGGGGCAAGGCAGCGGTCGAGGGCAAGGCCACCGATATCCGCGCCTGGCTGGCGGCCGGCTTCGGCTTGATCCACGGCTTCGGGTTCGCCTACGTGCTGAAGGAGTTTGGCCTGCCGCAGGCGGCGCTCGGATGGTCGCTGTTCGCCTTCAACGTCGGCGTCGAGGTGGGGCAATTGCTGATTGTCGGCGTCGTGGCGTCCCTGCTCCTGCTGGTGCGCCGTCAAAGTGCGGCCGCGGCGCACTGGGTGGCCTTGGCGGGGTCGATCGCGGTTATTCTGGCGGGTCTGTATTGGTTTGTGGAGCGGGTATTCCTGACGAGAGGCGCGTAA
- a CDS encoding 2-dehydropantoate 2-reductase produces the protein MKIAIFGSGGVGGYFGGRLAAAGDDVTFIARGAHLAALQQGGLHIESPSGALHLPTVQATDDPAQVGPVDVVLFAVKLYDVDAAAATLKPMIGPNTVVITLQNGVEAVEMVAKHVGADHVAGGVAYIVVVVDQPGRLRHTVAQQLVFGERDGSRSPRLVAFEQAGVRAGFQAKASTRVESDLWIKFVRLATWSGMTTVTRSPMGVVRDNPELFTMMMAGIDETIAVGRARGIVFPPTLVDDTVGLIRNFPASSKSSMLEDLERGRRLELPWLSGAVVRLGKEAGVPTPTHQFITAVLQPFVNGTAGLTRLSSGIPAPQTNTDPPE, from the coding sequence GTGAAGATTGCCATCTTCGGTTCGGGTGGGGTCGGCGGCTATTTCGGCGGCCGGCTGGCCGCAGCCGGCGACGATGTCACGTTCATTGCCCGCGGCGCGCACCTGGCGGCGCTGCAGCAGGGCGGACTACACATCGAAAGTCCCAGCGGTGCGCTGCACCTGCCCACGGTGCAGGCAACTGACGACCCGGCCCAGGTCGGCCCGGTCGATGTGGTGCTGTTCGCCGTGAAGCTGTACGACGTGGATGCCGCGGCCGCCACGCTGAAGCCGATGATTGGCCCGAACACAGTTGTGATCACGCTCCAGAACGGTGTCGAGGCGGTCGAGATGGTCGCGAAGCATGTCGGCGCCGATCATGTCGCCGGTGGCGTGGCCTACATCGTCGTCGTGGTTGATCAGCCCGGCCGCCTTCGTCACACGGTGGCCCAACAATTGGTATTTGGGGAACGAGATGGCTCTCGGTCACCACGCTTGGTGGCGTTCGAGCAAGCCGGCGTTCGCGCCGGGTTCCAGGCGAAAGCCAGCACCAGGGTCGAGTCTGATCTGTGGATCAAGTTCGTGCGTCTCGCCACGTGGAGCGGCATGACGACGGTGACCCGATCGCCGATGGGTGTGGTCCGCGACAACCCTGAGTTGTTCACGATGATGATGGCCGGGATCGACGAGACCATTGCCGTCGGGCGGGCCCGCGGCATCGTCTTTCCACCGACGCTCGTCGACGACACGGTCGGCCTGATCCGTAACTTCCCGGCGAGTTCCAAGTCGTCGATGCTCGAGGACCTCGAGCGCGGCCGCCGGCTCGAGTTGCCCTGGCTGAGCGGCGCGGTCGTGCGCCTCGGCAAAGAGGCCGGCGTGCCGACGCCGACGCACCAGTTCATCACCGCGGTCCTGCAGCCGTTCGTCAACGGCACGGCGGGCCTTACGCGCCTCTCGTCAGGAATACCCGCTCCACAAACCAATACAGACCCGCCAGAATAA
- a CDS encoding cupin domain-containing protein yields the protein MTPQRWNASDGPVTEAALRAKLESLGYTVARYVYEPGTVFPDHRHDLDKIDAVVSGRFRLVVRGHMKVLTAGDWIEIPRGTVHNAAVVGDEPVVSLDAVKL from the coding sequence GTGACCCCGCAGCGCTGGAATGCCTCGGACGGCCCGGTCACCGAGGCCGCACTGCGCGCCAAGCTCGAGTCACTTGGTTACACGGTGGCCAGGTACGTCTATGAACCCGGCACCGTCTTTCCCGATCACCGCCACGACCTCGACAAGATCGACGCCGTCGTCTCGGGCCGCTTTCGCCTGGTCGTGCGCGGCCACATGAAGGTGCTGACCGCTGGCGACTGGATTGAGATTCCCAGGGGCACGGTGCACAACGCGGCCGTGGTCGGCGACGAACCGGTCGTCAGTCTGGATGCGGTGAAGCTGTGA
- a CDS encoding ferritin, producing the protein MTKDLLKGLNEHLKLEFRASHEYLAMSIWLSEHDLPGFATWMRKQSSDELLHAQRIIDHLVERDQKVVLPAIAAPPMTWKSAEALCEHVLKNEQAVTASINDLYAMAEKAKDRPGVVMLQWFVTEQMEEEAAARAVLGRIRLAGNTGVGLLMIDQELAGGTVPGMPAEPAAGA; encoded by the coding sequence ATGACGAAAGACTTACTCAAGGGCCTCAACGAGCATCTCAAGCTCGAATTCCGCGCGTCGCACGAATACCTGGCCATGTCGATCTGGCTGTCCGAGCACGATCTGCCCGGGTTCGCGACCTGGATGCGCAAGCAGTCGTCCGACGAACTGCTGCACGCGCAGCGGATCATCGACCACCTGGTCGAGCGCGACCAGAAGGTCGTGTTGCCCGCGATCGCGGCTCCGCCCATGACGTGGAAGTCGGCCGAGGCCCTCTGCGAGCACGTGCTGAAGAACGAGCAGGCGGTCACCGCGTCGATCAACGACCTGTATGCCATGGCCGAGAAGGCGAAAGATCGCCCGGGCGTCGTCATGCTGCAGTGGTTCGTGACCGAGCAGATGGAAGAAGAGGCCGCGGCCCGGGCCGTGCTCGGCCGCATTCGCCTCGCCGGTAACACCGGCGTCGGCCTGCTGATGATCGACCAGGAACTGGCGGGCGGCACGGTGCCCGGCATGCCCGCTGAACCCGCCGCCGGCGCCTAG
- a CDS encoding lytic murein transglycosylase, with product MTLKLLLAVVLALQVAVPPPAESRPEFAAFLLQMKEQALAKGVSAATVEAALAGLEPLPVVIERDRTQAETVLTIDQYVQRRLTPRFVRTAREQAKTHRRLLNQVSTQYGPPASLMVAIWGMESNFGRFTGTRPTVQALATLAWEGRRGAFFTSELLDALQILDKGYISLGEMKGSWAGAMGQPQFMPSSYLAHAQDFDGDGRRDIWKGLPDVFASIANYMKAYGWTPGHAWGREVRLPAGGADRLVQKVGLRQSGCRASRELSIAVPLQQWQQMGVRTVAGTALPKVDRVASLLRAGTKHYLVYSNYDVLLGYNCAHAYALAVGLLSDRIGS from the coding sequence GTGACACTAAAACTGCTGCTGGCGGTTGTCCTCGCCTTGCAGGTCGCCGTGCCGCCGCCCGCCGAATCGCGGCCGGAGTTTGCCGCGTTTCTCTTGCAGATGAAAGAGCAGGCGCTGGCCAAGGGCGTGAGCGCCGCCACGGTCGAGGCGGCCCTGGCCGGCCTCGAGCCGCTCCCGGTGGTGATCGAGCGGGATCGCACCCAGGCCGAGACGGTCCTGACCATCGATCAATACGTGCAGCGACGACTGACGCCCCGCTTCGTGCGAACCGCGCGCGAGCAGGCCAAGACCCACCGCCGGCTGCTGAACCAGGTCAGCACCCAATACGGCCCGCCGGCATCGCTGATGGTTGCGATCTGGGGCATGGAGTCGAACTTCGGCCGCTTTACCGGCACCCGGCCCACCGTGCAGGCGCTGGCCACGTTGGCGTGGGAAGGGCGTCGCGGCGCGTTCTTCACCTCCGAGTTGCTCGACGCGCTGCAGATTCTCGACAAGGGCTACATCAGCCTGGGCGAAATGAAAGGGTCATGGGCCGGCGCGATGGGCCAACCGCAGTTCATGCCGTCGAGCTACCTGGCCCACGCCCAGGACTTCGACGGCGACGGCCGGCGGGACATCTGGAAGGGCCTGCCCGACGTGTTCGCGTCGATCGCCAACTACATGAAGGCGTACGGCTGGACTCCGGGCCACGCCTGGGGCCGCGAAGTCAGGCTGCCGGCCGGCGGCGCCGATCGCCTGGTCCAGAAGGTCGGCCTTCGCCAGAGCGGCTGCCGCGCGTCGCGCGAACTGTCCATCGCGGTGCCCCTGCAGCAGTGGCAGCAGATGGGTGTCAGGACGGTGGCCGGCACGGCCCTGCCCAAGGTCGATCGGGTGGCCTCCCTGTTGCGAGCCGGGACGAAGCACTACTTGGTGTACTCGAATTACGACGTGCTGTTGGGCTACAACTGCGCCCACGCCTATGCGTTGGCCGTGGGCCTGCTCTCGGACCGCATTGGCAGCTGA
- a CDS encoding SDR family oxidoreductase produces MDFGLKGKRAIVMAASRGLGYASALGLAREGCDLVVCSRDQARIEAAADTIRRETGSRVKALVADVSSASEAQRLVDTAVAEYGGLEIVVHNAGGPPAGETLAMSDEQWQKAFEQNLLSFTRIVRAAAPEMTKAGYGRVLTIASSSIKQPIPNLALSNALRAGVWGIAKTLSRELASQGILVNVIAPGRIDTERIAELDQANAQKSGKALDDVRKASVASIPLGRLGRPEELANLVVFLASQAGSYISGQAIMVDGAGGNAL; encoded by the coding sequence ATGGACTTTGGATTGAAGGGCAAGCGCGCGATCGTGATGGCCGCCAGCCGCGGCCTCGGCTACGCCTCGGCCCTCGGCCTGGCGCGTGAAGGGTGCGATCTTGTGGTGTGCAGCCGCGATCAGGCGCGCATTGAGGCGGCGGCCGACACCATTCGCCGCGAGACCGGCTCGCGGGTCAAGGCGCTGGTGGCCGACGTGAGCAGCGCCAGCGAGGCGCAACGGCTGGTCGACACCGCGGTGGCCGAGTACGGTGGCCTCGAAATCGTCGTGCACAATGCCGGCGGTCCGCCGGCTGGCGAGACGCTTGCCATGTCCGACGAGCAGTGGCAGAAAGCGTTCGAGCAAAACCTGCTGAGCTTCACTCGCATCGTGCGGGCGGCGGCGCCGGAAATGACCAAGGCGGGGTACGGCCGCGTCCTCACCATTGCTTCGTCTTCGATCAAGCAGCCCATTCCGAACCTCGCGCTGTCCAATGCGCTGCGGGCGGGGGTGTGGGGTATTGCCAAGACCCTGTCACGGGAGTTGGCGTCGCAGGGCATTCTGGTCAATGTGATCGCGCCGGGCCGCATCGACACCGAACGCATTGCCGAGCTGGACCAGGCCAACGCGCAGAAGAGCGGCAAGGCGCTCGATGACGTGCGCAAGGCGTCGGTCGCCAGCATCCCGCTCGGCCGCCTGGGCCGTCCCGAAGAGCTGGCCAACCTCGTGGTGTTTCTCGCCTCGCAGGCCGGCAGCTACATCAGCGGTCAGGCCATCATGGTCGACGGTGCGGGCGGCAACGCCCTCTAA
- a CDS encoding dihydrodipicolinate synthase family protein, with protein sequence MFEYLTGIYNITPTPFLPDGALDEPSLRRLTAFTRGTGVNGMTILGVLGEADKLTEGERDRVTALVIETAGPEFPICVGTTHAGTDGCIAYSRRAQELGAKAVMVAPPKLARTNDAALERHYLAVAEAVDIPVVVQDFPPAVGGITMSVELIAKLGAATPRLSFLKLEDEPAPMKVTQIRAASRDVKIFGGLGGMMFLEELRHGAIGTMTGFAFPEILVDIFKRFTAGDLDGATEVFYQFLPIIRFENQPRINLALRKHIYQLRGVIQHSRVRAPFTPVDADTLADLDDILARLDLLAARN encoded by the coding sequence ATGTTTGAGTACCTGACCGGCATCTACAACATCACGCCGACGCCATTTCTGCCCGACGGCGCCCTCGATGAGCCGAGCCTGCGCCGGCTGACCGCGTTCACGCGCGGCACCGGCGTCAACGGCATGACCATTCTCGGCGTGCTCGGCGAGGCCGACAAGTTGACGGAGGGGGAACGCGATCGCGTGACGGCGCTCGTTATCGAGACCGCCGGTCCCGAATTCCCGATTTGTGTGGGCACGACCCACGCCGGCACCGACGGCTGCATCGCCTATAGCCGCCGCGCCCAGGAACTGGGGGCGAAGGCGGTGATGGTGGCGCCGCCGAAGCTGGCGCGCACCAACGACGCGGCACTCGAACGCCACTACCTGGCGGTCGCCGAGGCCGTCGACATACCGGTCGTCGTCCAGGACTTTCCACCGGCCGTGGGCGGCATCACCATGAGCGTCGAGCTGATCGCGAAGCTCGGCGCCGCCACGCCGCGGCTGTCGTTCCTGAAGCTCGAGGACGAACCGGCGCCCATGAAGGTCACGCAGATCCGCGCCGCCTCGCGGGACGTGAAGATCTTCGGCGGCCTGGGCGGCATGATGTTCCTGGAGGAGCTGCGGCATGGGGCGATTGGCACCATGACCGGTTTTGCCTTTCCCGAGATCCTGGTCGACATCTTCAAGCGCTTCACGGCCGGCGATCTCGACGGCGCGACCGAGGTGTTCTACCAGTTCCTGCCGATCATCCGCTTCGAGAACCAGCCGCGCATCAACCTTGCGCTGCGCAAGCACATCTACCAGTTGCGCGGGGTCATCCAGCACTCGCGCGTGCGTGCGCCGTTCACGCCGGTGGACGCCGACACGCTGGCGGACCTCGATGACATTCTTGCCCGCCTCGATCTACTCGCAGCGAGAAACTGA
- a CDS encoding c-type cytochrome, which produces MKIVGVLVALVVVAAVAGLGYLMLAFPKVPPPAVVTLEPTAERLARGKYLSDHVVGCTDCHSERDWTKFSGPVKPDRIGVGGQEFALGGAGVVYGKNITPAAIGSWTDGELQRAVTAGVSKDGTPLFPLMPYPHFGAMAADDMHAVLVYVRSWQAIESQVPPRTLNFPMNLIVRTIPAAATPQPRPSPTDKVAYGKYMTRSALCGDCHTPIDDRGQPLPGREFAGGMEFLETGYRVRAANITPDADTGIGSWTEQQFIDKFKAFETPSDAVLSDTERRQNTPMPLTAYAGMTREDLAAIYAYLRTLPPVVNRVTRFPDAK; this is translated from the coding sequence TTGAAAATTGTTGGGGTGTTGGTGGCGCTCGTGGTGGTGGCCGCGGTCGCCGGTCTTGGCTACTTGATGTTAGCGTTTCCGAAGGTGCCGCCACCGGCCGTCGTGACGTTGGAGCCGACGGCTGAGCGATTGGCGCGCGGCAAGTATCTGAGCGATCACGTCGTCGGCTGCACCGACTGCCACAGCGAGCGCGACTGGACGAAGTTTTCGGGCCCGGTCAAGCCTGACCGCATCGGCGTTGGCGGGCAGGAGTTTGCCTTGGGCGGCGCCGGCGTCGTGTACGGCAAGAACATCACGCCGGCCGCCATCGGCAGCTGGACTGACGGAGAGCTGCAGCGCGCGGTCACGGCGGGCGTTTCGAAGGACGGCACGCCGCTCTTTCCGCTCATGCCGTACCCGCACTTTGGCGCCATGGCCGCCGACGACATGCACGCGGTCCTGGTATACGTTCGCTCCTGGCAGGCGATCGAGAGCCAGGTGCCCCCGCGCACCCTGAACTTTCCGATGAACTTGATCGTCCGCACCATTCCGGCGGCCGCGACACCCCAGCCCAGACCTTCGCCTACCGACAAGGTGGCGTACGGGAAGTACATGACTCGCTCGGCCCTGTGCGGCGATTGCCACACGCCGATCGATGACCGCGGCCAACCGCTGCCGGGCAGGGAGTTTGCCGGCGGCATGGAGTTCCTGGAGACCGGCTACCGCGTGCGCGCCGCCAACATCACGCCCGACGCCGACACCGGCATCGGCTCGTGGACCGAGCAGCAGTTCATCGACAAGTTCAAGGCCTTCGAGACGCCGTCGGACGCGGTGCTGAGCGACACGGAGCGCCGGCAGAACACGCCGATGCCGTTGACCGCTTACGCCGGCATGACGCGCGAGGACCTGGCGGCCATCTACGCCTATCTGCGGACGCTGCCGCCGGTCGTCAACCGCGTCACCAGGTTTCCTGACGCAAAGTAG
- a CDS encoding amidohydrolase family protein: MSRILRSTLTGVVLVVAAVSLSAQQMPPTPARGAGDGEGPFDRMVIRGVTVIDGTGAPPRGPMDVVVQNNRITEVASVGFPGVAINERSRPAKGTKEVDGTGLYLMPGFVDAHVHCGGGQARDPEYVYKLWLSHGVTTVRGVPCGSMDWDLNQRELSAKNQIVAPRIFAYHRPFSGEGWDRNRPQTPDSAREWVRFAAKKGVDGMKLGAYDPEIMAALLDEAKKFNLGSTAHLDQMGVGRMNARDASRLGLGSLTHYYGLFEALLKDYSVQPFPLNQNYNDEQHRFGQVARLHDKIHPRGSEPWNALIKEWVDARFTIDPTMNIYSAGRDVMRMREAEWHDKYTLPSLWDFYQPNRNAHGAYWFYWTTEDEIQWKRFYQVWMSFLNDFKNAGGRVTTGSDSGFIYQTYGFGYILELEMLQEAGFHPLEVIRSATLNGAATLAEPKGTPADFGIIRAGLLADMVLVDQNPLENFKVLYATGAVKLNDQTGQVDRVGGVKYTIKDGIVYDAKKLAADVAAIVQKARSKPATTARQ, encoded by the coding sequence ATGTCACGAATTTTGCGCTCCACGCTCACCGGCGTCGTCCTCGTTGTGGCGGCCGTGTCTTTGTCGGCCCAGCAGATGCCGCCGACCCCGGCCCGCGGGGCGGGCGACGGCGAAGGCCCATTCGACCGCATGGTGATTCGCGGGGTCACGGTGATCGACGGCACCGGCGCGCCGCCGCGCGGGCCGATGGATGTGGTCGTGCAGAACAACCGCATCACCGAGGTTGCCAGCGTCGGCTTTCCTGGGGTTGCGATCAACGAACGCAGCCGGCCCGCCAAAGGCACGAAAGAAGTCGACGGGACCGGTCTGTACCTGATGCCCGGGTTTGTCGACGCCCACGTGCACTGCGGCGGCGGGCAGGCGCGCGACCCGGAGTATGTCTACAAGCTGTGGCTGAGCCACGGTGTCACGACAGTGCGCGGCGTGCCGTGCGGGTCCATGGATTGGGACCTCAACCAGCGCGAGCTGTCGGCCAAGAACCAGATCGTAGCGCCGAGGATCTTTGCGTACCACCGCCCGTTCAGTGGCGAGGGATGGGATCGCAACCGGCCGCAAACGCCCGACAGTGCGCGCGAGTGGGTGCGCTTTGCCGCCAAGAAGGGCGTCGATGGCATGAAGCTCGGCGCGTACGATCCCGAGATCATGGCCGCCTTGCTGGACGAGGCCAAGAAGTTCAACCTGGGCTCGACCGCCCACCTCGACCAGATGGGCGTCGGCCGCATGAACGCGCGCGACGCCTCGCGCCTGGGCCTGGGCTCGTTGACGCATTACTACGGCCTGTTCGAGGCGTTGCTCAAGGACTACTCGGTGCAGCCCTTCCCGCTGAACCAGAACTACAACGACGAGCAGCACCGCTTCGGCCAGGTGGCCCGGCTCCACGACAAGATTCACCCCCGTGGCAGCGAGCCGTGGAACGCCTTGATCAAGGAATGGGTCGACGCCAGGTTCACGATTGACCCGACCATGAACATCTACTCGGCGGGCCGCGACGTCATGCGCATGCGCGAAGCCGAGTGGCACGACAAGTACACGCTGCCGTCCCTGTGGGATTTCTACCAGCCCAACCGCAACGCGCACGGCGCGTACTGGTTCTACTGGACGACCGAAGACGAAATCCAGTGGAAGCGCTTCTACCAGGTGTGGATGTCGTTCCTCAACGACTTCAAGAACGCCGGCGGCCGCGTCACCACCGGCTCTGACTCCGGGTTCATCTACCAGACCTACGGTTTTGGCTACATCCTCGAGCTCGAGATGCTGCAGGAGGCCGGTTTTCACCCGCTCGAGGTCATCCGCTCGGCGACCCTCAACGGCGCAGCCACGCTCGCGGAACCGAAGGGCACGCCGGCCGACTTCGGGATCATTCGCGCGGGCCTGCTGGCCGACATGGTGCTGGTCGACCAGAATCCTCTCGAGAACTTCAAGGTGCTCTATGCCACTGGCGCCGTGAAGCTCAACGATCAGACCGGCCAGGTCGATCGTGTCGGCGGCGTGAAGTACACGATTAAGGACGGCATTGTCTACGATGCGAAGAAGCTCGCTGCTGATGTTGCGGCAATCGTGCAGAAAGCCAGGAGCAAGCCGGCCACGACCGCCAGGCAGTAG